The following proteins are co-located in the Haloarcula marismortui ATCC 43049 genome:
- a CDS encoding ABC transporter ATP-binding protein, with protein MAATPSVSEKYASLRRVALYRPALTGSIVAASLFVMLLEGVGLSFLFPILDAAQAGQSLPLQANGVTGRFLSVYVAAGLPVTLEFLLVGLACVMVIRFTASFAVKWLAAKLTQTYERDLKDRAYELAMGASVAYYDDKGSDDIMNTILTQTRYAGRVIGRIIQFFQQAILCLVYIGIALAIAPVLAVGAAVALGGVTAIIRYGIEPGYAVGDRVATANEQLQETTQAGTQGIRDVKLFGMRDGLLAEFRSTLDRYTSTSVAVRRNQVAIGSLYRLSVSLLLFGLVYVAISFRALSIAELGVFLFAMLRLAPRLSSLSSTIYAIEGELPHLVRTHQFIDRLEAQQEPTGGQSVPDSIEEIAFENVSFAYEDEPVLADFSMAVDRGEFVGIVGKSGGGKSTVVSLLTRLYTPDSGEVLANGTPISAYALEEWREAVAMVRQDPHIFNDTLRYNLTAGRDITEETLYEVAEKALILEFLDDLPQGLDTVLGDDGVKLSGGQRQRVALARALLADAEVLVLDEATSDLDSNLEQQIHRTVETLDGDQTVIAIAHRLSTVSNADRIYTVEDGQVTERGSHAELLNDNGTYAELYAMQGTAAAQSSSG; from the coding sequence ATGGCTGCTACTCCTTCCGTCAGTGAAAAATACGCATCGTTGCGCCGCGTGGCGCTGTATCGGCCGGCGCTGACGGGGAGTATCGTTGCCGCCAGCCTCTTTGTAATGCTACTCGAAGGTGTTGGCCTCTCGTTCCTGTTTCCGATACTCGACGCCGCACAGGCCGGGCAGAGCCTTCCGCTTCAGGCAAACGGCGTCACCGGCCGGTTTCTTTCCGTGTACGTCGCTGCAGGGCTGCCGGTCACACTCGAATTCCTGTTGGTCGGCCTCGCGTGCGTGATGGTCATCCGGTTTACGGCGTCGTTTGCGGTGAAATGGCTCGCAGCAAAACTCACACAGACGTACGAGCGTGACCTCAAAGACCGGGCCTACGAACTGGCGATGGGCGCATCAGTCGCCTACTACGACGACAAGGGGTCCGACGACATCATGAACACGATTCTGACACAGACCCGCTACGCCGGGCGTGTCATCGGCCGGATTATCCAGTTCTTCCAGCAGGCAATCCTCTGTCTGGTGTATATCGGGATCGCACTCGCTATCGCTCCGGTGCTGGCAGTCGGTGCAGCTGTCGCTCTCGGCGGTGTCACGGCGATCATCAGATACGGCATCGAGCCCGGGTACGCCGTTGGCGACCGTGTGGCGACGGCAAACGAACAGCTACAGGAGACAACACAGGCGGGGACGCAAGGTATCCGTGACGTGAAGCTGTTTGGTATGCGCGACGGGCTGCTTGCCGAGTTCCGGTCCACACTCGACCGGTACACTTCGACTAGCGTCGCCGTTCGCCGGAACCAGGTTGCAATCGGAAGCCTCTATCGGCTCTCGGTCTCGCTGCTCCTGTTTGGCCTTGTCTACGTCGCCATCAGTTTCCGGGCGCTGTCTATCGCGGAACTCGGCGTGTTCCTGTTCGCGATGCTCCGACTCGCCCCCCGGCTGAGTTCGCTCAGCTCCACCATCTACGCGATCGAGGGAGAACTCCCACATCTGGTCCGAACTCACCAGTTCATCGACCGCCTCGAAGCCCAGCAGGAACCAACTGGCGGGCAGTCGGTCCCGGACAGCATTGAGGAAATCGCGTTCGAGAACGTCTCGTTCGCCTACGAGGACGAGCCAGTGCTTGCGGACTTTTCGATGGCCGTCGACCGAGGGGAGTTCGTCGGCATCGTCGGCAAGTCCGGCGGCGGCAAATCGACAGTCGTCTCACTGCTCACGCGACTCTATACCCCGGATAGCGGTGAGGTTCTGGCGAACGGGACGCCAATTTCGGCCTATGCGCTTGAGGAATGGCGTGAGGCTGTTGCGATGGTTCGACAGGACCCGCATATCTTCAACGATACGCTGCGGTACAATCTCACTGCCGGTCGGGATATCACCGAGGAAACGCTCTATGAAGTCGCTGAGAAGGCACTCATCCTCGAATTCCTTGACGACCTTCCGCAGGGACTCGACACGGTACTGGGCGACGACGGCGTGAAACTGTCCGGCGGGCAGCGCCAGCGCGTCGCACTAGCTCGCGCGCTTCTGGCCGATGCGGAGGTACTCGTGCTTGATGAGGCCACCAGCGACCTCGACTCGAATCTGGAACAGCAAATCCATCGAACCGTTGAGACGCTTGACGGGGACCAGACTGTGATCGCGATCGCCCACCGACTCTCGACGGTTTCAAACGCCGACCGGATATACACTGTTGAGGACGGGCAGGTCACAGAGCGAGGCAGCCACGCCGAGCTGCTCAACGACAACGGGACGTACGCGGAGCTGTACGCGATGCAGGGAACGGCAGCCGCACAGTCTTCCAGTGGCTAA
- a CDS encoding DUF7122 family protein, which translates to MSDQSTEFTRLPETNEERDDPERATREEVLDFWADRFGVPSETFEGYTFWERGAGKLWLYQGSPPSPVDIEGLGMTFLRTRQEHWKPTLEAVQRFGEHASQNVIHLDEDAARAFVAGEDHELDWDGDWGYLVVTHDLAGAAEPVGVGLYVYGELRSQVPKGRRRDV; encoded by the coding sequence ATGAGCGACCAGAGCACGGAGTTCACGCGGCTCCCAGAAACGAATGAAGAGCGAGACGACCCCGAGCGAGCGACCCGCGAGGAAGTGCTCGACTTCTGGGCGGACCGCTTTGGCGTCCCTTCGGAGACGTTCGAGGGGTACACCTTCTGGGAACGGGGCGCTGGCAAACTGTGGCTGTATCAAGGCAGCCCGCCGTCGCCGGTAGACATCGAAGGACTGGGAATGACGTTCCTACGAACGCGACAGGAACACTGGAAACCGACGCTGGAGGCCGTCCAACGGTTCGGCGAGCACGCCAGCCAGAACGTCATCCATCTTGACGAGGACGCTGCCCGGGCGTTTGTGGCCGGCGAAGACCATGAACTCGACTGGGACGGCGACTGGGGGTATCTGGTCGTCACCCACGACCTTGCTGGTGCGGCTGAACCGGTCGGCGTCGGCCTGTACGTCTACGGCGAACTCAGGTCACAGGTGCCGAAAGGGCGCCGTCGAGACGTCTAA
- a CDS encoding RsmB/NOP family class I SAM-dependent RNA methyltransferase, whose protein sequence is MEPLDRYRPIIDDFEAFIDACERPLPSAIRVNTIKATVERVRTALADADIAYDPVDWHDGLFVLPEDSPGANWPYFHGWIHGQEEVSVIPATVLDPQPGERVWDACAAPGSKTTQLAALMEDTGEVVATDNNLGRISALRTNTERLGATTVAVTHEDGRNHSLKPFDGEGYDRALVDVPCSCEGTIRKNPDTLEDWSLSHVEGISGVQKGILKRAVEVTEPGGTVVYSTCTFAPEENEAVLDYVLDEVACEIVDYDLPLNHAPGITDWEDESFDPSVADAKRIYPHHNDTGGFFCAKLEVPAE, encoded by the coding sequence ATGGAACCACTCGACCGCTACCGGCCCATCATCGACGACTTCGAGGCGTTCATCGACGCGTGTGAACGCCCGCTGCCGTCGGCTATCAGGGTCAACACGATCAAAGCCACCGTCGAGCGGGTCCGGACGGCGCTTGCGGATGCAGACATCGCCTACGACCCCGTCGACTGGCACGACGGCCTGTTCGTCCTGCCCGAGGACTCTCCCGGCGCGAACTGGCCGTACTTCCACGGCTGGATTCACGGTCAGGAGGAAGTATCCGTGATTCCAGCGACCGTACTGGACCCCCAACCCGGCGAACGAGTCTGGGACGCCTGTGCGGCACCGGGGAGCAAGACGACCCAGCTCGCCGCCCTGATGGAGGATACCGGCGAAGTCGTCGCAACCGACAACAATCTCGGGCGGATTTCGGCGCTGCGGACCAACACCGAGCGGCTGGGTGCGACGACGGTCGCCGTCACCCACGAGGACGGGCGCAACCACTCGCTCAAGCCCTTCGACGGCGAGGGATACGACCGTGCGCTCGTCGACGTCCCTTGCTCCTGTGAGGGAACAATCAGAAAGAACCCGGATACGCTGGAAGACTGGTCGCTCTCGCACGTCGAGGGCATCTCCGGCGTGCAGAAGGGTATCCTCAAGCGGGCCGTCGAAGTGACCGAGCCCGGGGGAACCGTCGTCTACTCCACCTGTACGTTCGCCCCGGAGGAAAACGAGGCCGTGCTGGACTACGTGCTCGACGAGGTGGCCTGTGAAATCGTGGACTACGACCTCCCGCTCAACCACGCACCGGGAATCACCGACTGGGAAGACGAGAGCTTCGACCCCAGCGTGGCAGACGCCAAGCGCATATACCCGCATCACAACGACACGGGCGGGTTCTTCTGTGCGAAACTGGAGGTGCCCGCAGAATGA
- a CDS encoding proteasome assembly chaperone family protein — MAFKPSADDIRGMAHIQVHREDMSLDSPTLIEGLPGVGLVGKIAADHLVDVYDMEYYASAHCEGLPEIAVYGTDDPEVRPPVRLYADEDRDLLVLQSDAPISPSGATEFAGCMVSWFEANDATPVYLSGRPAEKDGVPDVYGISTGDGAAMLAEADVDPPSENGAITGPTGALVHESQRTGLTSVGLIVEADQRFPDPEAARALLQTAISPLADFDIDTEALVEQAEEIGRAKAQLAQQLQENQEESTSAQPLGMYQ, encoded by the coding sequence ATGGCTTTCAAGCCGTCGGCGGACGATATCCGAGGTATGGCACACATACAGGTCCACCGCGAGGATATGTCCCTCGACTCACCGACACTGATCGAGGGACTCCCAGGGGTCGGACTCGTCGGCAAGATAGCCGCTGACCATCTTGTCGATGTCTACGACATGGAGTACTACGCGTCGGCCCACTGCGAAGGGTTGCCAGAAATCGCCGTGTACGGAACGGACGACCCAGAGGTTCGCCCGCCGGTCCGGCTGTACGCGGACGAAGACCGCGACCTGCTCGTCCTCCAGAGCGATGCCCCGATCTCCCCGTCCGGCGCGACGGAGTTCGCCGGCTGTATGGTTAGCTGGTTTGAGGCCAACGATGCAACGCCGGTCTACCTCAGCGGCCGTCCCGCCGAGAAAGACGGCGTTCCGGACGTGTACGGCATCTCGACGGGCGACGGGGCGGCAATGCTTGCGGAGGCGGACGTAGATCCGCCCTCGGAGAACGGCGCGATTACCGGGCCGACCGGCGCGCTAGTTCATGAATCACAGCGAACCGGGTTGACGAGTGTCGGACTCATCGTCGAAGCCGACCAGCGGTTCCCCGACCCCGAAGCGGCGCGAGCCCTGCTGCAGACAGCGATCAGCCCACTGGCAGATTTTGATATCGACACCGAGGCACTGGTCGAGCAGGCCGAAGAAATCGGTCGCGCCAAGGCACAGCTCGCACAGCAACTCCAGGAAAACCAGGAGGAAAGCACGAGCGCACAGCCGCTCGGGATGTATCAGTAA
- the sppA gene encoding signal peptide peptidase SppA: protein MAGADDIVRGLLVVLVVGIGTVLGWVLFVRTPDNLAQLFGVLLVVAVAVATARIGSNIAGSLLPAHNVAEVAVEGPISRDGGGGITSPPVGASADDIVEQIERADSDRGSEALLLKLNTPGGEIVPSEDIRIAAEQFDGPTIAYATDVCASGGYDIAAGCDELWAREGSIVGSIGVVGSRVNAKELADRVGLSYEQFTAGEYKDAGVPLKEMTADEREYLQSIVDDYYDQFIDTVAEGREMDAEALKDTEARIFLGDEAEERGLVDRLGTRDDVEASLEQRLGEDVTIKEYEPERGLTGKLRGGAQQVAFALGAGIAGVADGDIEGLSFRR, encoded by the coding sequence ATGGCGGGCGCAGATGACATCGTTCGTGGGTTGCTGGTGGTGCTTGTCGTCGGTATCGGCACGGTCCTTGGGTGGGTGTTGTTTGTCAGAACACCCGACAACCTTGCTCAGTTGTTCGGCGTCCTGCTGGTCGTTGCTGTCGCCGTTGCTACAGCCCGTATCGGCAGCAACATCGCCGGCTCCCTCCTCCCAGCACACAACGTCGCGGAAGTCGCCGTCGAAGGGCCGATCAGTCGTGACGGCGGTGGCGGCATCACCAGTCCGCCGGTCGGTGCGTCGGCCGACGACATCGTCGAACAGATCGAGCGCGCTGATTCCGACCGGGGCTCGGAGGCACTGCTTCTGAAGCTGAACACGCCGGGCGGCGAAATCGTCCCCAGCGAGGACATCCGCATCGCCGCCGAGCAGTTCGACGGCCCGACTATCGCCTATGCGACGGATGTCTGTGCCAGCGGCGGCTACGACATCGCCGCCGGCTGCGACGAGCTATGGGCTCGTGAGGGCTCTATCGTCGGCTCCATCGGCGTCGTCGGCTCGCGGGTCAACGCCAAGGAACTGGCCGACCGAGTCGGCCTCTCCTACGAGCAGTTCACCGCTGGCGAGTACAAAGACGCCGGCGTCCCGCTAAAGGAGATGACTGCGGACGAGCGCGAGTATCTCCAGAGTATTGTCGACGACTACTACGACCAGTTCATCGACACCGTAGCCGAAGGCCGCGAGATGGACGCCGAGGCGCTCAAAGACACCGAAGCGCGCATCTTCCTCGGCGATGAGGCGGAAGAACGTGGGCTCGTCGACCGACTCGGGACGCGAGACGATGTCGAGGCGAGCCTGGAGCAACGCCTTGGCGAGGACGTGACGATCAAGGAGTACGAGCCCGAGCGCGGATTGACGGGCAAGCTCCGCGGGGGCGCACAGCAGGTCGCGTTCGCGCTGGGAGCAGGTATCGCCGGCGTCGCTGACGGCGATATCGAGGGGCTCTCCTTCCGTCGATAG
- a CDS encoding DUF373 family protein has protein sequence MTTLVVCIDRDSPATAACPVVGRDAVESLITQTGVVDPEDSRVNCLLEGLAVADELEAEESAPVLAVVGGGSDSVGSDREIASQIDSLVAEHNPDSAVVVVDSADDERLVPIIESRVQVDAVDRVVVRQARDIESTYYLLKQFLADEELRKTVLVPVGIIMLAFPLLLVVTSPTIAVGAIAAAIGVFLIYKGLGIDAYLSRLPSQTREALYSGQVSLVTYVVAAGLSLVGVFAGVLGVSAVGDISPFLLANRFAFASVPWLTGAALAASLGRLLDELIQQEGVRSAYVNLPFGAVAVGLVVRGFSAYFLERGGVFEPFQVPETNLGIVQIQGFSLEAGTRLALFILAGILISLVGVRVATYVSHTDIEDELVE, from the coding sequence GTGACCACGCTGGTGGTGTGTATCGACAGGGACAGCCCGGCCACAGCCGCGTGTCCCGTCGTCGGCCGCGACGCCGTCGAGTCACTCATCACGCAGACAGGAGTCGTTGACCCGGAAGACAGCCGAGTCAACTGCCTCCTCGAAGGGCTCGCAGTCGCGGATGAACTCGAAGCCGAGGAGTCTGCGCCGGTCCTCGCCGTCGTCGGTGGCGGGAGTGACAGCGTCGGCTCGGACCGGGAGATCGCCAGCCAGATCGACAGTCTGGTCGCCGAGCACAACCCGGACTCCGCGGTCGTCGTCGTCGACAGCGCCGACGACGAGCGGCTGGTTCCCATCATCGAGAGCCGCGTTCAGGTCGATGCCGTCGACCGCGTTGTCGTTCGCCAGGCCCGCGACATCGAGTCGACGTACTATCTGCTCAAGCAGTTTCTGGCTGACGAGGAACTGCGCAAGACGGTGCTGGTCCCCGTCGGCATCATCATGCTCGCGTTCCCGCTGTTGCTCGTCGTCACCAGCCCGACCATCGCCGTCGGCGCTATCGCGGCCGCCATCGGCGTCTTCCTCATCTACAAGGGACTGGGTATCGACGCGTACCTGTCGCGACTCCCCAGTCAGACCCGGGAAGCGCTGTACTCGGGGCAGGTGTCGCTTGTGACCTACGTCGTCGCGGCCGGCCTCTCGCTCGTCGGCGTCTTCGCCGGCGTGCTGGGCGTTTCTGCGGTCGGCGATATCAGTCCCTTCCTGCTTGCGAACCGCTTTGCCTTCGCGTCCGTCCCGTGGCTGACCGGCGCGGCACTGGCCGCCTCGCTGGGCCGCCTGCTGGACGAACTCATCCAGCAAGAGGGGGTCCGGAGCGCGTACGTGAACCTTCCGTTCGGTGCGGTCGCGGTCGGGCTCGTCGTTCGCGGCTTTTCTGCGTACTTCCTCGAACGCGGTGGCGTGTTCGAGCCGTTTCAGGTGCCGGAGACGAACCTCGGCATCGTACAGATTCAGGGGTTCTCGCTGGAGGCTGGCACCCGTCTCGCGCTGTTCATCCTCGCAGGCATTCTCATCAGCCTCGTTGGCGTCCGGGTGGCGACCTACGTCAGCCACACCGATATCGAGGACGAACTGGTGGAATAG
- a CDS encoding diphthine--ammonia ligase: protein MTDGAWVSLFSGGKDSSWALYRALERGHPVERLVTVHPEGDSYMYHVPATRLARLAAESIGIQLVEIEPDDFEADDVPDSGEQGDAELEPLEAALHELDTELDGGISGVTAGAVESEYQTTRIESMADRLEANVFAPLWQENPRDLADAMLDAGFEIQIIRVAAYGLDESWLGRTLDADALDELEALNDEYGVHILGEGGEFETLVTDGPHMDRRIEIEYETEWDGSRGTVQIEDAWLA, encoded by the coding sequence ATGACAGACGGCGCGTGGGTTTCGCTGTTCTCCGGCGGCAAAGACTCTTCGTGGGCGTTGTACCGGGCACTGGAGCGGGGCCACCCCGTCGAGCGTCTGGTGACGGTCCACCCAGAGGGCGACTCCTACATGTACCACGTTCCGGCGACCCGGTTAGCCCGCCTGGCCGCCGAGAGTATCGGCATCCAACTGGTCGAAATCGAGCCCGATGACTTCGAGGCCGACGACGTGCCTGACTCGGGCGAGCAGGGCGATGCCGAACTCGAACCGCTGGAAGCAGCACTGCACGAACTCGACACCGAACTTGACGGCGGTATCAGCGGTGTCACCGCCGGGGCTGTCGAAAGCGAGTACCAGACGACTCGCATCGAGTCGATGGCCGACCGCCTCGAAGCCAACGTGTTTGCGCCGCTGTGGCAGGAGAACCCCCGTGACCTCGCCGACGCAATGCTGGATGCTGGCTTCGAGATACAGATCATCCGCGTGGCCGCTTACGGCCTCGACGAGTCCTGGCTGGGTCGCACGCTCGACGCCGACGCGCTCGACGAACTGGAGGCGCTCAACGACGAGTACGGCGTCCACATCCTTGGGGAAGGCGGCGAGTTCGAGACGCTCGTCACCGATGGTCCGCACATGGACCGCCGGATCGAAATTGAGTACGAGACGGAGTGGGACGGCAGTCGCGGGACGGTACAGATCGAAGACGCGTGGCTGGCGTGA